Proteins encoded in a region of the Coregonus clupeaformis isolate EN_2021a chromosome 9, ASM2061545v1, whole genome shotgun sequence genome:
- the LOC121573499 gene encoding uncharacterized protein LOC121573499 yields the protein MMSSDRDKRAVFGKGIAFDPCQLRDPWENRAQKISEKGQQEKEGQENRVMNGLIKEQHTGLMALKKKGNARKMVYCPILKRFRLDPPLDAALHPPPPPPPPKKSPRRVKIEIPKPVEKKPTPPKPPPPPLPKVILSYKDLQRRSEGKWWRGIRDRELPNGPSEWSKPFKCRPLQFSRMLYDQTMSWQRGWPTFSWEQSNKLPKVKPLGEKVNLKEWKDSWKMSRPLPQQHTDNQGITERVKAFREWQNRLSISRNRTPTAVVKKGKDSGMSDFRSKVAPPPKIHKSEPPTPAKKYEPLLQLRKESSEENKPPAPQPKEKKLLASKPSTPQDDTVNVPRWKKVCRTSEPSLKQHTENQMTAEIVKTGTGDELSDSRKIVMSLDNDADINAAHLEPRFGAQVWSPGLEARFGGQAKVVPPPTPPTKKREPPKKSQLDTLKKTLASSDMLDLDEWSEAWRTQPLLLNIDEQACLEAWEQEWPEFIKEQSDKRLNAKPLGDNVNLTEWGNAWKTPKPLPKQHTEDLTITETVKPKSLTGWREARRLSGDNVQNNPPSLKDWRDSWSFCQEYRWWKVSMDSQMSKQLFSHLKKRGGGLFLFCFLFFFVCFLGHNTDLGQ from the exons ATGATGTCGTCAGACAGGGATAAAAGGGCTGTGTTCGGTAAAGGGATCGCGTTCGACCCCTGCCAGCTCCGAGACCCTTGGGAGAACAGAGCCCAGAAGATCAGTGAGAAGGGACAGCAGGAGAAGGAGGGGCAGGAAAATAGAGTCATGAATGG gcttattaaagagcagcacACTGGACTGATGGCATTAAAGAAGAAAGGGAATGCCAGAAAGATGGTGTATTGCCCTATACTGAAACGGTTTAGGCTTGATCCTCCACTAGATGCAGCCCTGCacccacctccacccccaccccctcccaaGAAATCACCCAGACGGGTGAAGATAGAGATCCCCAAGCCAGTGGAGAAGAAGCCCACCCCACCTaaaccaccacctcctcctctgccCAAAGTCATTCTCTCTTACAAAGACTTACAAAGACGATCTGAGGGAAAATGGTGGAGGGGTATTAGGGATAGAGAACTACCGAATGGTCCAAGTGAATGGTCAAAGCCTTTTAAGTGTCGTCCACTGCAGTTCAGTAGAATGCTTTATGACCAAACAATGTCCTGGCAGCGGGGATGGCCAACATTCAGCTGGGAACAAAGCAACAAACTACCGAAAGTAAAACCTTTGGGTGAAAAAGTCAACCTTAAAGAGTGGAAGGATTCTTGGAAGATGTCCAGGCCTTTACCCCAGCAGCACACAGACAACCAGGGCATTACAGAAAGAGTAAAGGCTTTCAGAGAGTGGCAGAATCGCTTGTCAATCAGCAGAAATAGAACACCTACGGCAGTGGTGAAGAAAGGAAAGGACAGCGGCATGTCTGACTTCAGGTCTAAAGTGGCACCTCCACCAAAGATACATAAATCTGAGCCACCAACACCTGCGAAGAAATATGAACCACTCCTTCAGCTGAGGAAGGAGAGTTCTGAGGAAAATAAGCCCCCAGCCCCACAACCCAAGGAGAAGAAGCTGCTTGCCAGCAAACCGTCAACTCCTCAGGATGACACAGTAAATGTTCCACGGTGGAAGAAAGTTTGTAGGACGTCCGAGCCTTCACTCAAGCAGCACACAGAGAACCAGATGACTGCAGAAATTGTGAAGACAGGGACGGGCGATGAGCTGTCTGACTCCAGAAAGATCGTGATGAGTCTAGACAATGATGCTGACATTAATGCAGCACATTTGGAGCCCAGGTTTGGAGCCCAGGTTTGGAGTCCAGGTTTGGAGGCCAGATTTGGAGGCCAGGCCAAGGTGGTACCGCCACCCACGCCACCCACGAAGAAACGTGAACCACCCAAGAAATCGCAGCTCGATACCCTAAAAAAAACACTGGCTTCATCAGACATGCTTGATCTCGATGAATGGTCAGAAGCCTGGAGGACTCAACCACTGTTGTTGAACATTGACGAGCAAGCATGTCTGGAGGCTTGGGAGCAGGAATGGCCAGAGTTCATAAAGGAACAAAGTGATAAACGACTGAATGCTAAGCCTTTGGGTGACAATGTAAACCTTACAGAATGGGGGAATGCTTGGAAGACGCCCAAGCCTTTACCCAAGCAGCACACTGAGGACTTGACGATTACAGAGACAGTAAAGCCCAAATCCTTGACAGGTTGGAGAGAAGCAAGGAGGCTCTCTGGTGACAATGTTCAAAACAATCCTCCAAGTCTGAAGGATTGGCGTGACTCGTGGAGTTTCTGCCAAGAATATCGCTGGTGGAAGGTTTCTATGGACTCCCAGATGTCAAAACAACTTTTTTCCCATCTGAAGAAAAGGGGTGGAGggctttttttgttttgttttttgtttttctttGTTTGTTTTCTTGGACACAATACAGACTTGGGACAATAG